The Macrobrachium nipponense isolate FS-2020 chromosome 1, ASM1510439v2, whole genome shotgun sequence genome includes a window with the following:
- the LOC135219237 gene encoding leucine--tRNA ligase, cytoplasmic-like, which produces MSRKKLEELLVIESNIQKLWDEEKIFEEDAPPLVDAEGDETFLACFPYPYMNGRLHLGHTFTLTKSEFAVGFQRMKGKKCLFPFGLHCTGMPIKASADKLKRELADFGYPPEFPEEEDIQETSQPQEVTIKDKAKGKKSKAVAKSGGMKYQWQIMRSLGLGDDEIKQFTDEDHWLKYFPPHCIADLKRVGLHVDWRRSFITTDRNPYYDSFVRWQFIRLKERGKIKFGKRYTIYSPKDGQPCMDHDRSTGEGVGPQEYTLIKMKVQELKGKLAGLAPKPVFLIAATLRPETMYGQTNCWLGPDLTYVAVETKAGEVVICTRRAAKNMAYQGMLKFENEVKPILELKGHDLMGTKLRAPLTSYKTIYTLPMLTVKEEKGTGVVTSVPSDAPDDFAALMDLKNKPALREKYGITEEMVNVEPIPIIDVPEYGALSAPTICQAMGIKSQNDRDKLVEAKEKVYLRGFYEGMLLVGEFKGKKVQDVKKGIQDMLVKRNEAMIYQEPEKQIISRSGDECVVALCDQWYLDYGEPTWRAEAQKNLDAMEVFHDEVRRNFEATLDWLKGHACSRTYGLGTRLPWDEQWLIESLSDSTIYMSYYTVAHILHSDVYGTTNKTYNVKPEQMTLDVWDFVFCQTNAMPKTTIPKKTVEKMRQEFCYWYPVDLRVSGKDLVPNHLTYFIYNHAAMWPTQPDKWPKGVRANGHLLLNSEKMSKSTGNFLTLTDALDCYGADGMRLALANSGDSVEDANFETQVADSGVLRLWTFVELAKELLAEKDSMRTGSDSTVNDEMFISEMNLKIRETDENFKAMMFKEALRTGFFEYSNLFHQYRERAQVQTGMHWDLVYRYLTTQVLILSPVCPHICDYVWRNILGNTKSILHSSWPTADEPNLSLVKASEYLADASHRFRLRLKSHMTPGKGKRESAVVPQAPSHGTIWVAKTFPKWQSTILETMHGLYKSNNNCLPDNKVISKTLGSITDLKKYMKKVMPFAQAVRERMNIQGEKALSNTVDFDERKILEENLDFLRGTLDLEGIEIRWTEECESERTQEEVVPAEPFLTFTTAPNIVVTLVNPQPYNGIFSCELPIFDNDTPASIFARLRRQERCIKPSMKLSYYRYTDTNFGPRILPSLAEPLKGTEAIPENAILNLKDNRVFLCFNGTSLCIGSKIMYMVQ; this is translated from the exons ATGTCAAGGAAGAAACTGGAAGAACTTCTGGTCATTGAGTCAAATATTCAGAAACTTTGGGATGAAGAGAAAATATTTGAAGAAGATGCCCCTCCACTAGTGGATGCTGAGGGCGATGAGACGTTCCTTGCTTGCTTTCCTTACCCTTATATGAATGGACGTCTTCATTTAGGCCACACATTCACGCTTACTAAGAGTGAG TTTGCTGTTGGCTTCCAGAGGATGAAGGGAAAGAAATGCCTCTTTCCATTTGGATTGCACTGCAcag GCATGCCTATTAAGGCAAGTGCTGATAAACTGAAGAGAGAGTTGGCAGATTTTGGCTACCCACCAGAATTCCCAGAGGAAGAggatattcaagaaacttcacaacCCCAGGAAGTTACCATCAAGGACAAAGCCAAGGGAAAAAAA AGCAAAGCTGTGGCCAAATCAGGAGGTATGAAATATCAGTGGCAGATTATGAGAAGTCTTGGTCTTGGGGATGATGAAATAAAGCAGTTCACTGATGAAGATCATTGGCTAAAATATTTTCCCCCTCACTGTATTGCTGATCTCAAACGTGTGGGGCTCCATGTGGACTGGAGGAGGTCCTTCATCACTACAGATCGCAACCCATACTATGATTCATTTGTGAGGTGGCAGTTTATTCGGCTGAAAGAAAGGGGAAAGATAAAGTTTGGGAAGAG GTACACTATTTATTCTCCCAAAGATGGCCAACCTTGTATGGACCATGATCGTTCAACAGGTGAAGGTGTGGGTCCCCAGGAATACACTCTTATCAAGATGAAAGTTCAagaactgaaagggaaactggctGGATTAGCTCCCAAGCCTGTATTTCTAATAGCAGCTACATTAAGGCCAGAGACAATGTATGGACAAACCAATTGCTGGCTTGGACCTGATTTAACTTATGTTGCTGTTGAGACAAAGGCTGGTGAGGTAGTTATATGTACTCGCAGGGCTGCTAAAAATATGGCTTACCAAGGTATGCTGAAGTTTGAAAATGAAGTCAAGCCCATTTTGGAACTTAAAGGACATGATCTGATGGGAACAAAACTACGAGCTCCACTCACCAGTTACAAGACTATCTACACTCTTCCAATGTTAACTgtaaaggaagaaaaaggaacagGTGTTGTAACATCTGTACCTTCTGATGCTCCAGATGATTTTGCAGCTCTCATGGATTTAAAGAATAAACCAGCTCTTCGTGAGAAGTATGGAATTACTGAGGAAATGGTTAATGTGGAACCTATTCCTATTATTGATGTTCCTGAATATGGGGCTCTGAGTGCACCCACTATTTGTCAAGCAATGGGTATCAAATCTCAGAATGATAGAGACAAGTTAGTTGAAGCCAAAGAAAAGGTTTACCTTCGAGGGTTTTATGAAGGTATGTTACTTGTTGGAGAATTTAAAGGAAAGAAAGTACAAGATGTTAAGAAAGGTATACAGGATATGTTGGTTAAAAGAAATGAAGCAATGATTTACCAGGAGCCTGAGAAACAGATAATTTCGCGCTCAGGTGATGAATGTGTTGTGGCTCTTTGTGATCAGTGGTATCTTGATTATGGTGAGCCAACATGGAGGGCTGAAGCCCAGAAAAATCTAGATGCCATGGAAGTATTCCATGATGAAGTGCGAAGAAACTTTGAGGCTACTCTGGACTGGTTGAAAGGCCATGCTTGTTCAAGGACATATGGTCTAGGGACTCGCCTTCCCTGGGATGAACAATGGTTGATAGAATCTCTGTCAGATTCTACCATTTACATGTCTTATTATACTGTTGCACACATACTTCATTCTGATGTTTATGGAACAACAAATAAAACTTACAATGTTAAACCAGAGCAGATGACACTAGATGTTTGGGATTTTGTATTTTGTCAGACGAACGCAATGCCCAAGACTACCATTCCTAAGAAAACCGTAGAAAAGATGCGTCAAGAATTTTGTTACTGGTATCCTGTTGATTTGAGGGTATCAGGAAAGGATCTTGTTCCCAATCACTTGACATACTTCATTTATAATCATGCAGCCATGTGGCCTACACAGCCAGATAAATGGCCAAAAGGAGTTCGTGCAAATGGACATTTGTTACTTAATTCAGAAAAGATGTCCAAGTCAACAGGAAATTTCCTTACTCTTACTGATGCATTAGATTGTTATGGTGCTGATGGTATGCGTCTTGCCTTGGCTAACTCCGGTGACTCTGTAGAGGATGCCAATTTTGAAACACAAGTTGCTGACTCGGGAGTACTCAGGTTATGGACCTTTGTTGAATTGGCAAAAGAGCTGCTTGCAGAGAAGGACTCCATGCGCACAGGAAGTGACTCTACTGTAAATGATGAGATGTTTATATCAGAGATGAATTTGAAGATTCGAGAAACTGatgaaaatttcaaagcaatgatGTTCAAGGAAGCACTTCGTACTGGGTTCTTTGAATATAGTAACCTTTTCCATCAATACCGTGAGCGAGCTCAGGTTCAGACAGGCATGCATTGGGACCTTGTTTATCGTTATCTAACAACTCAAGTTCTTATTCTTTCTCCAGTGTGCCCTCATATTTGTGATTATGTTTGGAGAAATATCCTTGGAAACACAAAATCTATTTTACATTCTAGTTGGCCAACAGCTGACGAACCTAACCTGTCACTTGTTAAGGCTTCAGAATATCTTGCAGATGCATCTCACAGGTTCCGTTTACGTTTGAAGTCTCACATGACTCCAGGTAAAGGAAAGCGGGAGAGTGCTGTTGTACCTCAGGCTCCTTCGCATGGAACCATTTGGGTAGCAAAGACTTTCCCAAAATGGCAGAGTACCATTTTAGAAACTATGCATGGACTCtacaaatcaaataataattgCTTACCTGATAACAAAGTTATTTCTAAAACTCTGGGAAGTATTACAGATTTGAAGAAGTACATGAAGAAAGTTATGCCTTTTGCTCAAGCAGTAAGGGAAAGGATGAACATCCAAGGAGAAAAAGCTCTGTCGAACACTGTGGATTTTGATGAACGCAAAATTTTGGAAGAGAACTTGGACTTCCTCCGTGGTACTTTGGACTTGGAAGGAATTGAAATTCGCTGGACAGAGGAATGTGAAAGTGAGCGCACTCAAGAGGAAGTTGTTCCTGCTGAACCTTTCCTAACTTTTACAACTGCACCCAACATTGTTGTGACTTTAGTTAATCCTCAGCCGTATAATGGTATCTTCAGTTGTGAGCTTCCTATATTTGATAACGATACACCAGCCTCCATTTTTGCCCGTTTGAGACGCCAAGAACGTTGTATAAAACCATCCATGAAGTTATCTTACTACCGATATACAGATACAAACTTTGGACCTCGCATCCTTCCATCACTAGCAGAGCCACTGAAAGGtactgaagctattcctgaaaaTGCAATATTAAATTTGAAGGACAACAGAGTATTCCTATGTTTTAATGGAACTTCATTATGTATTGGGAGTAAAATAATGTATATGGTTCAATAG